A stretch of DNA from Staphylococcus sp. KG4-3:
TTGAAAATAAAAAGAAACCGAGATATCAGATATCTCGGTTTCTAGCTTTGTACAAGATAACAACTAACTGGTACAAGTTGAACTTATTTAACAGTCCATTTAATTGATAAACAATTAGAAGCTTAAAGATGCTAAATATCAATTTCAAACATAATTAGTTTTGTCTGTGCATAAAAAGTAAATTATTTCCATAATATGTTTACTTACTTTCAATTTAGTTTCTTCATAGCTATTAAATTAATCATTACTTCAACTATGGTTACGATTATTCTTTTTTATCTTGGCAATCTTTGCATAAACCATAAATTTCCATACGATGATGCGTTACATTAAAGTCTGTTACGTGTTGGGCTAATTGTTCTACCTCATCTAGTTGTGGATAATGAAAGTCTACGATTTTACCACAATCTTCACATATAACATGGTAGTGATTGTGTGTACTGAAATCAAAACGGCTTGATGAATCTCCATACGGTAATTCTTTAACTATCCCTATTTCTTTGAAGACACGTAAATTATTATATATAGTAGCAACACTTATATTTGGAAAATCAGGTGAAAGTGCTTGATAAATTTCATCGGCTGTAGGATGTGACTCTGAAGCAATTAAGAATTTAAGAATCGCTTGTCTTTGTGGAGTTATTCTCACGCCATTATTTCTTAAAGATGCAATTGAATCTTCTAGTTGATGTTCAACTGTTTCCATCTCTGCACTCATTTCCCTCACCATCTTTCTATTTAAGAATTATTATTACTTAATATTAATATAACTGTTAAATTAGGGAAATGTCAATATTCTTAGTCTAAACTCGTTAATATCCACTCTTTGGATCAACCAAATTCTCAATTAGCTTATTATTATTGAGAATAGATGTTAGGTTTTCAATAAAAATCTCTGTTACTTCTGCTTTGTTTTCTGAGTTATTACCAGTAATATGAGCTGTAATTGTAACATTCTCTAATTCATATAGTGGGTTTTCAGAAGTTAATGGTTCATTTTCAAATACATCTAAATATGCATGTCTAATCAATTTTTCATTTAAAACTTCAACTAAAGCTTCTTCTTTTACGATAGTTCCCCTACCTACATTAATAAATAATGCTTCGTTTTTCATCAATTCAAAATGATTTTTTGTGAGTAGATGTATTGTTTCATTTGTTTCGGGGAGTGTGTTAACAATAATATCCGCTTCAGATATAACTTTCTTTAAATCTTTAATAGCATATGTTTTACTAAAGCCATCTACATCATGAGCACTTGTATTTATCCCAAGTACTTCCATATTCATAGTATTAGCTATTTTAGCGGTATTTTGTGCGATACTGCCTGTACCTAGAAATAATATACGTTGGCCACTTAATCTTTTACCACTCATTTTTGAATCATAATGCTTATTAATTTGATTTAAATAGGAAGTTCTCATTTTTTTATAATCATCTAAGATATATGCAAAGATAAACTCTGACATCTGTTTTGCATGTACACCTTTACCATTTGTAAGTTTTATATTATTTTCGTCAATAAATTTTAACGGAAGTTTATTGACACCTGTAGAGTACCAGGCTATCCATTTTAAATTTGGACAATCACTTAAAAATGCAGCATCTAAGTCACTATCGTAACCAAACAATATATCTAAAGTTTGTTTATCTTCAGCATTGATACTAGAAACACCCTTTGTAAATACAAAGTCGACATTGGGAAAGCGTTCAATTAAATCGGATTCTAGATCATCCATCCTCATTAAGCTTACAGCTTTCATTTTAAATCACCCCAATATATCTTTTAGTTCTTCTATTTGAGTTTTCACTTTAACTTTATTAATCACATCTATAATAATCCCATTTTCATCTAAAACAAAAGTAGTTCTTACAATACCCATAGACTCTTTACCAAAAGATTTCTTCAATTGGTATACACCAACTTCTTCAGAAAGCTTATAATCTTCGTCTACCAATAAATCAAAATTCAACTCTAACTTATTACTAAAATTTTGGTGTTTCTTTTTACTATCTCCACTAATCCCATAAACATTTACATTTAATTCATTGAACATTTCAAGGTTGTCTCTAAACTCACAAGCTTCTGTAGTACATGTGGGTGTATTATCCCTCGGGTAAAAATAAAGAACGGCCTTTTTACCTTTAATACTTTCATTGGATATTAACTCACCATTCTGGTTTTCTAATTCAAATTTTGGAAACTGACTTCCTTTTTTTAACATTTCATTCACCCTATTTCTTTTTATTCTTTAATTTATGATACGATAATAGTCGCAAATATTAAATAAAAAGAGGTTGATAACTATGAAATTTACTGAAAGTGAAAATCTTCAGAAATTATCTGATGAATATATTTTAGGTGGTGTTAATTCACCTTCACGTTCATATAAAGCAGTTGGCGGTGGTGCACCAGTAATGATGCGTTCTGGACAAGGCGCATATCTTTATGATGTAGATGGAAACAAATATATTGATTACTTACAAGCATATGGTCCTATTATCACTGGGCATGCTCACCCACATATTACTAAAGCGATTCAAGAACAAGCAGCATTAGGCGTGTTATATGGGACGCCTACTGAATTAGAAATTGAATTCGCCAAGAAATTACGTGGAGCAATTCCTTCATTAGAGAAAATTAGGTTTGTTAACTCTGGTACCGAAGCTGTAATGACTACTATACGTGTTGCACGTGCTTATACCAATCGAACAAAAATCATCAAGTTTGCCGGACAATATCACGGACACTCAGATTTAGTATTAGTAGCTGCTGGTAGCGGTCCATCACAATTAGGCTCTCCTGATTCTGCTGGTGTACCTTTAAGTGTTGCTCAAGAGGTTATTACTGTGCCTTACAATGATATTGACGCTTACAAAGAAGCTATAGATTATTGGGGCGACGAAATTGCTGCAGTTCTTGTTGAACCGGTTGTCGGAAATTTTGGTATGGTGAAACCACAACCCAACTTCTTAGAACAAGTGAATGAAATATCACATAACAATGGTAGTTTAGTAATATATGATGAAGTGATAACTGCGTTTAGATTCCATTTTGGCGGAGCTCAAGATTTGTATAATGTTTATCCTGATTTAACTGCGTTTGGCAAAATTATCGGAGGCGGTCTACCAATTGGTGGATACGGTGGTAAACAAGACATCATGGAACAAGTTGCCCCATTGGGACCTGCATATCAAGCTGGTACGATGGCTGGAAATCCTTTATCTATGAAAGCAGGTATTGCGTTATTAGAAGTACTAGAACAAGAGGGTGTTTATGAAAAATTAGATTACTTAGGTAAACGTTTAGAAGATGGCCTTCTTTCATTAATAGAAAAGCATAATATCACAGCGACAGTTAATAGAGTATATGGTGCTTTGACACTCTATTTTACAGAAGAAACTGTAGTCCACTATGATCAGGCGGAAAATTCTGACGGAGAGGCATTCGCTAAATTCTTTAAATTGATGCTAAATCAAGGTATAAACCTAGCACCTTCTAAATTCGAAGCTTGGTTCTTAACAACGGAACATACTGAAAAAGAAATAGATATAACATTAAAAGCAGCTGATTACGCTTTTAGTCAAATGAAATAAACTTGAATTTTAGCTCCAATCATTGTATAACAAGTATAAATACATTTATTAAGGAGCGGTACATTTGAAATTAGGAGCCCGTATTCTCAAGACAGGTATAGCCATTATACTTGCTTTGTTTATCGCTTCTCTATTACCTGATGAAGCTGGTTTAAAAGCAATCGCTGGAGTCAGTGCAGTCGTTGCTATGCAACCAAGCGTTTTTCGATCTATAAAAACTGTTTCTGACCAAGCGCTTGGTAATGTCGTTGGCGCATTACTTGCTGTAGCAATGGTTACGGTATTTGGAGATAACGTCATAATTATGGGTGTTACTGTCATACTTTTAATTGCTATACTTTTCCGTTTCAATTTAGCACATGTTGCTACATTAGCGAGTGTTACAGCGTTAATTATTATGGGACAGCACTCAGGAGATTTTTATGTTTCTGCATTTTATAGATTTGCACTAGTTATGATTGGTGTAATTAGTTCTTCAACAGTTAATCTATTATTCTTACCACCAAAATTTGAATCGAAAATTTATTACAACTCCTTGAATATATGTTCTGATATTTTTGTATGGTTTAAACTCGTATTGAACGATACATCAGAATATCATCATATTAAAGAAGATAGAGGTGTAATAAGCGGTCGTATTAAGAGACTTGAACAAACATTTAGTTATTATGAAGAAGAACGACCATTTACTAAAAAACAAGTATATGCGCAAAATCGTAAAAAGATTCTTTTTAAAGAAGTCGTCCGCAGTACTCGTCATGCATATGAGGTACTAAAAAAAATGAATCGCTATCAAAACGATTTACACAATTTAAATCATGAGTTATTACTACAAATTAAATTAGAACTAGATACACTAATTGCATATCATGAACAAATATTTATAAGTCTATCTAAAAAAGCTAAATATGATGTCAGTCAATTTGATAGTCAAATAGAGAATCCACAGAAAAAAGAACTTATGGATGCTTTCCAAAAAGAAATAATTAAAAACCCATATCAAACGGTATACTCCTATGCTAATATTATGCAAATTATATCTGCTATAGAAGAATATCGCTATACACTAGAACACTTAGACAGATTACGCATCAGTTTCTTCTCATATCATAATAACGATAATGAAATTGATATTTTAGATGAAGATTTCGATTTATAAAAAAAGCCCAAGGTTGTGTTATTACAACAACCTCGGGCTTTTTTATATCATTTATTTAAATCAGCAGCAGAAAAGTAGCATTTTATAGATTTTGTATACTATAAAGGTGTTCATAAGCACCTCTTTTAGCTAATAACGCTTCATGTGTGCCTATTTCGACAATCTCTCCGTTTTCAACTACCACAATTTTATCAGCATGCGTAATAGTTGAAAGTCTATGTGCCACTATCAATGTCGTACGATTTTCACTTAAAATATTTAATGCATCCTGTATAATAGATTCACTCTCTAAATCTAATGCACTTGTAGCTTCATCTAAAATAATAATAGGTGGGTTGTTTAAGAAAATACGAGCGATAGATACGCGTTGCTTCTGCCCTCCGGAAAGTTTTACGCCTCTTTCTCCAACTTCTGTATCATAGCCTTCAGATAATTCCATGATAAAGTCATGAGCGTTTGCCATTTTGGCAGCTTTTATTACTTCTTCATCTGTGGCATCAGGACGACCTAATAAGATATTCTCTTTTATTGTATCTGAAAACAAGATGTTATCTTGTTGGACTAAACCTATTTGATTTCTTAAACTTCCAGTTAAATATGATTTGATGTTGGTTCCATCAATTTTTATTTCACCATCTGTTACATCATAAAATCTTGGAATCAGATTGATTAAAGTAGATTTTCCTCCACCACTCATACCAACAAATGCCACAGTTTCACCTTGATTAATTTCTAAATTTATATTATTTAAAATTGTTGACTCTTCTGAGTTATATTTAAAACTTACATCATTTAACTCTATATGACCTTTATTAATTTCAATTGGTAATGCGCCTTTTTTATTTTTAATGTCATAACCTTCATCCATTAATTGGAAAACACGGTCCATTGAAGCAAAACTTTGTGTCAATGTTGTAAATGAAGATACAAGTCTACGTAACGGACCAAATAATTGCTCTAAATAGCCGACAAATGCAGCCAATGTCCCAACAGTTATTGAGCCATTGATAGCTAAAAATGCACCTGAGCCAATAACAATTAACGGCCCTATATCAGTTACTGTATTAATCGCTGAGAAGGAGTAAGCATTCCAACGTGTATGATTAAATGCTCTTTGCAAGAAATTACGGTTATGTTTATCAAAATTTTGCGCTTCATTGTCTTCAATGGCAAAACTTTTAATAACAGACATACCTTGTACACGCTCATGTAAAAAACCTTGAACTTCCGCTAATGCTTGTGATCTCTTTCTAGTTAAACTTCTTAAACGACCGAAGAAAAAGTAAACAGTTAGTATATACACCGGGAAAATCACAAGTGCTGCTAGTGTTAATTTAACATCTAAGAAAAACATAATGGAAAGTGCAATCACAATGGTGATACAGTCCAACCAAATATTCATCAATCCTGTTAAAATAAAATCTTTTGTTTGCTCGACATCATTGATTACTCTAGATATAACCTGTCCTGCTTGGTTATTTGCATAAAATCTAGCACTTAATGCTTGTAAATGGTTATAAAGTCTTCTGCGTATATCATATAAAATCTTATTGCTTGTCCACTGTGCTAAATATTGTCTTAAAAATTCAATTGGTGGTCGTACAATTACAAAAATAAATACTGCAATGCCCAAAGCAATAGCTAATCTTGTAAATTTCTCTTCTACCGAAATTGAATTATTATTAATAATATCGTCAATAACGTATT
This window harbors:
- the perR gene encoding peroxide-responsive transcriptional repressor PerR; translation: MSAEMETVEHQLEDSIASLRNNGVRITPQRQAILKFLIASESHPTADEIYQALSPDFPNISVATIYNNLRVFKEIGIVKELPYGDSSSRFDFSTHNHYHVICEDCGKIVDFHYPQLDEVEQLAQHVTDFNVTHHRMEIYGLCKDCQDKKE
- a CDS encoding phosphoglycerate dehydrogenase — encoded protein: MKAVSLMRMDDLESDLIERFPNVDFVFTKGVSSINAEDKQTLDILFGYDSDLDAAFLSDCPNLKWIAWYSTGVNKLPLKFIDENNIKLTNGKGVHAKQMSEFIFAYILDDYKKMRTSYLNQINKHYDSKMSGKRLSGQRILFLGTGSIAQNTAKIANTMNMEVLGINTSAHDVDGFSKTYAIKDLKKVISEADIIVNTLPETNETIHLLTKNHFELMKNEALFINVGRGTIVKEEALVEVLNEKLIRHAYLDVFENEPLTSENPLYELENVTITAHITGNNSENKAEVTEIFIENLTSILNNNKLIENLVDPKSGY
- the bcp gene encoding thioredoxin-dependent thiol peroxidase codes for the protein MLKKGSQFPKFELENQNGELISNESIKGKKAVLYFYPRDNTPTCTTEACEFRDNLEMFNELNVNVYGISGDSKKKHQNFSNKLELNFDLLVDEDYKLSEEVGVYQLKKSFGKESMGIVRTTFVLDENGIIIDVINKVKVKTQIEELKDILG
- a CDS encoding glutamate-1-semialdehyde 2,1-aminomutase; translated protein: MKFTESENLQKLSDEYILGGVNSPSRSYKAVGGGAPVMMRSGQGAYLYDVDGNKYIDYLQAYGPIITGHAHPHITKAIQEQAALGVLYGTPTELEIEFAKKLRGAIPSLEKIRFVNSGTEAVMTTIRVARAYTNRTKIIKFAGQYHGHSDLVLVAAGSGPSQLGSPDSAGVPLSVAQEVITVPYNDIDAYKEAIDYWGDEIAAVLVEPVVGNFGMVKPQPNFLEQVNEISHNNGSLVIYDEVITAFRFHFGGAQDLYNVYPDLTAFGKIIGGGLPIGGYGGKQDIMEQVAPLGPAYQAGTMAGNPLSMKAGIALLEVLEQEGVYEKLDYLGKRLEDGLLSLIEKHNITATVNRVYGALTLYFTEETVVHYDQAENSDGEAFAKFFKLMLNQGINLAPSKFEAWFLTTEHTEKEIDITLKAADYAFSQMK
- a CDS encoding aromatic acid exporter family protein gives rise to the protein MKLGARILKTGIAIILALFIASLLPDEAGLKAIAGVSAVVAMQPSVFRSIKTVSDQALGNVVGALLAVAMVTVFGDNVIIMGVTVILLIAILFRFNLAHVATLASVTALIIMGQHSGDFYVSAFYRFALVMIGVISSSTVNLLFLPPKFESKIYYNSLNICSDIFVWFKLVLNDTSEYHHIKEDRGVISGRIKRLEQTFSYYEEERPFTKKQVYAQNRKKILFKEVVRSTRHAYEVLKKMNRYQNDLHNLNHELLLQIKLELDTLIAYHEQIFISLSKKAKYDVSQFDSQIENPQKKELMDAFQKEIIKNPYQTVYSYANIMQIISAIEEYRYTLEHLDRLRISFFSYHNNDNEIDILDEDFDL
- a CDS encoding ABC transporter ATP-binding protein → MIRRYLQFVKPYKWRIIATILVGILKFGIPMLIPLLIKYVIDDIINNNSISVEEKFTRLAIALGIAVFIFVIVRPPIEFLRQYLAQWTSNKILYDIRRRLYNHLQALSARFYANNQAGQVISRVINDVEQTKDFILTGLMNIWLDCITIVIALSIMFFLDVKLTLAALVIFPVYILTVYFFFGRLRSLTRKRSQALAEVQGFLHERVQGMSVIKSFAIEDNEAQNFDKHNRNFLQRAFNHTRWNAYSFSAINTVTDIGPLIVIGSGAFLAINGSITVGTLAAFVGYLEQLFGPLRRLVSSFTTLTQSFASMDRVFQLMDEGYDIKNKKGALPIEINKGHIELNDVSFKYNSEESTILNNINLEINQGETVAFVGMSGGGKSTLINLIPRFYDVTDGEIKIDGTNIKSYLTGSLRNQIGLVQQDNILFSDTIKENILLGRPDATDEEVIKAAKMANAHDFIMELSEGYDTEVGERGVKLSGGQKQRVSIARIFLNNPPIIILDEATSALDLESESIIQDALNILSENRTTLIVAHRLSTITHADKIVVVENGEIVEIGTHEALLAKRGAYEHLYSIQNL